One genomic window of Chitinophagaceae bacterium includes the following:
- a CDS encoding rod shape-determining protein MreC, giving the protein MRNLFSFIYHYRAFFLFLFLEVICVVLMIQNSGYQRAAILNISDEVVGKSFTVYTEVTGYLRLGEHNKELAMENAQLRTNQAASFYVDTSKVQVKKDSAGRQFYAYIPAEVVQISTNRINNYIIINKGRDQGIAPRMAVISPSGVVGIVKNVSDHFASLYSLLHSQVTVSARVRREGSRGTIKWDGESPNFVNLEEITRQEQLHNGDTIFYEWCFAYFSG; this is encoded by the coding sequence ATGCGTAATCTCTTTTCCTTTATTTATCATTACCGTGCTTTCTTCCTTTTCCTTTTCCTTGAGGTGATCTGTGTGGTATTGATGATTCAAAACAGCGGCTATCAGCGCGCAGCCATTCTCAATATCAGCGATGAGGTGGTGGGAAAATCATTTACCGTTTATACAGAAGTAACAGGATACCTGAGATTGGGCGAACATAACAAAGAACTCGCCATGGAGAACGCGCAGTTACGCACGAACCAGGCTGCTTCTTTTTATGTAGATACCTCGAAAGTGCAGGTAAAGAAAGACTCAGCAGGCAGACAGTTTTACGCCTATATTCCAGCGGAAGTGGTACAGATTTCCACGAATCGTATTAATAATTATATCATCATCAACAAAGGCCGCGATCAGGGAATTGCTCCCCGCATGGCTGTAATCAGTCCATCAGGTGTGGTTGGTATTGTAAAGAATGTATCCGATCATTTTGCCAGTTTATATTCTTTGCTTCATTCGCAGGTAACGGTGAGTGCACGTGTGAGAAGGGAAGGAAGTCGTGGCACGATCAAATGGGATGGAGAAAGTCCAAATTTCGTAAACCTTGAAGAGATCACCCGTCAGGAACAATTACACAACGGTGATACTATTTTTTACGAGTGGTGTTTCGCGTATTTTTCCGGATGA
- a CDS encoding rod shape-determining protein MreC: protein MILFFTSGVSRIFPDDIPIGTIERFSLKEPGNFYNIRVRLTADFNKLDYVYVVNNLMSGEIDSLVNKTEDVK, encoded by the coding sequence GTGATACTATTTTTTACGAGTGGTGTTTCGCGTATTTTTCCGGATGATATTCCTATCGGAACCATTGAACGTTTCTCATTAAAGGAACCGGGCAATTTTTACAATATAAGGGTAAGGCTGACAGCGGATTTTAACAAACTGGACTACGTGTATGTTGTCAATAATCTCATGAGCGGCGAAATAGATTCACTGGTTAACAAAACGGAAGATGTTAAGTAG
- the mreD gene encoding rod shape-determining protein MreD produces the protein MLSRIIGYFIRFALLAFAQVMILNNVHLHGLFNPYIYPLFILLLPFETPPSLVLIIGFLCGIVIDLYSNSLGLHAAATTVVAFLRPYMINLLRPAAGYQPEDRPTIASMGFLWFMVYASVLVFMHHLVFFMIETLSFSQFLFVISKIAVSTAISVH, from the coding sequence ATGTTAAGTAGGATCATCGGATATTTCATACGGTTTGCCTTGCTTGCTTTTGCACAGGTGATGATTCTTAATAATGTACACCTTCATGGTTTATTCAACCCCTACATTTATCCGCTGTTCATTCTGTTGCTTCCTTTTGAAACTCCGCCATCGCTGGTGCTCATCATTGGTTTCCTGTGCGGAATTGTGATTGATCTGTATTCCAATTCGCTTGGATTGCATGCTGCTGCAACAACAGTGGTGGCGTTTCTTCGTCCTTACATGATCAATCTATTAAGGCCCGCGGCAGGTTATCAGCCGGAAGACAGACCCACTATCGCTTCAATGGGTTTTCTTTGGTTTATGGTTTATGCATCGGTATTGGTATTCATGCATCACCTGGTTTTTTTCATGATAGAAACATTGAGTTTTAGTCAATTTTTATTCGTGATCTCCAAGATTGCAGTAAGCACTGCCATATCAGTGCACTGA
- a CDS encoding DUF4286 family protein: MLLYNVTIQIAKDAETEWLHWMKTRHIPDVLLTGQFVEARISRLLDQPDDEDSTYVIQYQCESLEKFNYYIDVYATALREEFNQRYKDKFVLFRTLMEVVG; encoded by the coding sequence ATGCTCCTCTACAACGTAACCATACAAATCGCAAAAGACGCGGAAACCGAATGGCTGCACTGGATGAAGACCAGGCATATTCCTGATGTACTCCTGACCGGACAATTTGTTGAAGCACGCATCAGCAGATTGCTTGACCAGCCTGATGATGAAGATTCGACTTACGTTATTCAATACCAATGTGAGAGCCTGGAAAAATTCAATTATTATATCGATGTCTATGCTACTGCACTACGGGAAGAATTCAATCAACGTTATAAAGATAAATTCGTGTTATTCAGAACGCTGATGGAAGTGGTGGGATAA
- a CDS encoding IS1380 family transposase: MSLAIEFSDKKVTPWGGLILMKELLDRTGIREKLRTLGLPESHSNNSIDSLTMVESFFASVWIGATAFSQTAVIKLDDTIKEIFGWKRIPSGTTFGRFFKKFSWEQNNRIFPELNQWFFNQVQLKNYTLDVDSSVITRYGTGEGSLIGYNPMKKGRTSHHPLFAFVSELRMVANCWLRSGDTASATNIIAFLEETLAILKDKTIGLFRADSGFASNTVFEYLEQRHIPYVIAGRMHAVLQYKIKDIKNWIAIGQGIWISEIEYQAARWKQPRRMVVIRQDVQIRPKATGKQLRKLFDDTLYYQHYRYHSFITNQTLPAKQIWEQYKERADAENRIQELKYDFALEGFNMKEFFATEAAMRMVTVAYNLMSLYKHVTSQTSAQQRLHSIRINCFAVGGWIVKQGSKRILKLAVRIEKRPWMEGLLKIVRDVGMPLSLKT, translated from the coding sequence ATGTCATTAGCAATAGAATTCAGTGATAAAAAGGTTACTCCGTGGGGAGGACTGATTTTGATGAAAGAACTGTTGGATCGGACGGGGATAAGAGAAAAATTGAGGACCCTTGGTCTTCCCGAGAGCCACAGCAATAACAGCATTGATAGTTTAACAATGGTCGAATCATTCTTTGCATCGGTTTGGATTGGAGCAACGGCGTTCAGCCAAACAGCGGTGATCAAATTGGATGATACGATCAAAGAAATATTCGGATGGAAGCGTATACCGAGCGGAACTACTTTTGGAAGATTCTTCAAGAAATTTTCATGGGAACAAAACAACCGGATATTTCCGGAACTGAATCAGTGGTTTTTTAATCAGGTTCAATTGAAGAACTATACGCTCGATGTTGATTCTTCAGTCATTACCCGATATGGAACAGGAGAGGGAAGTTTGATTGGCTACAATCCCATGAAAAAGGGAAGAACTTCCCATCATCCATTGTTTGCTTTTGTGAGTGAATTAAGAATGGTGGCTAACTGCTGGCTTCGAAGTGGCGATACGGCAAGTGCAACAAACATCATCGCGTTCTTAGAAGAAACCCTGGCAATATTAAAAGACAAAACGATTGGCTTATTCAGAGCCGATTCTGGTTTTGCCAGCAATACAGTATTTGAATACCTGGAACAACGACATATCCCATATGTAATAGCAGGCCGGATGCATGCTGTTTTGCAATACAAAATTAAAGACATCAAAAACTGGATTGCTATTGGACAAGGAATCTGGATATCGGAAATAGAGTATCAAGCAGCACGATGGAAACAGCCCAGAAGGATGGTAGTGATCAGACAAGATGTGCAGATACGCCCCAAAGCAACTGGTAAACAACTCAGGAAATTATTTGATGACACTTTGTATTACCAACACTACCGCTACCACAGTTTCATTACCAATCAGACACTGCCTGCCAAGCAAATATGGGAGCAGTACAAAGAGCGGGCAGATGCGGAAAATCGCATACAGGAACTCAAATATGATTTTGCACTGGAAGGATTTAACATGAAAGAGTTTTTTGCCACCGAGGCAGCGATGCGAATGGTCACAGTAGCCTATAACCTGATGAGTTTGTATAAACATGTAACCTCGCAAACAAGCGCCCAGCAACGGCTTCACAGCATCAGAATCAACTGCTTTGCAGTCGGGGGTTGGATTGTAAAACAAGGATCAAAACGCATTCTCAAACTTGCCGTTAGAATCGAAAAACGACCCTGGATGGAAGGATTATTGAAAATAGTACGAGATGTGGGAATGCCATTATCTCTTAAAACTTAA
- a CDS encoding LamG domain-containing protein, with product MKNNSLFLAALLLIGVSAFAQNPLTDSLIAYYPFDGNALDASGNGNDGTVNGATLTTDRFGNPNSAYKFDGTNDYIEYIAGSKFKPETFPVSMTAWLKSNTPSDVGTFFKNDNAINVYTGFIFQIQVTWGGVLEVHYGDGGTSNSYHRRSKGGLVPINDNQWHFVACVVRGPTDMDLFIDCNYDEGFYDGTGGELVYTNADGTSGIYDVVAGTYYYKGALDELRFYDRELTLNDLLTIHSFPNPYGTLSVALGTDVNICPGGEVTLSPVVTGDIQSYAWSNGAVSSSLIVDEPGPYWVSVFDGCSFAYDTINVIMSKPISVYLPEDTMVCMNGSLLIDVGSFYNSYLWSTGETTSSILITEPGVYEVTVELNGCYASDSVNVTQEICDGISEVSQHPISLIYQPDNHIVEVTCGTGCNPQKIYVELLNSIGQKVFQSDPILLSDNTSYSFQLPDDISNGVFILNPDLAVENLG from the coding sequence ATGAAAAACAACTCCTTATTTCTTGCAGCCCTGCTTCTGATTGGAGTGAGTGCCTTCGCTCAAAATCCTTTGACAGACAGCTTAATCGCTTATTATCCTTTTGATGGAAACGCGCTCGATGCGTCCGGAAATGGAAATGACGGAACAGTGAATGGAGCCACATTAACAACGGACCGGTTTGGAAACCCGAACAGCGCTTATAAATTTGATGGCACGAATGATTACATCGAATATATAGCTGGTTCAAAATTTAAACCTGAAACTTTTCCTGTCAGCATGACTGCATGGCTGAAATCCAATACTCCTTCAGATGTAGGCACATTTTTTAAGAACGACAATGCCATCAATGTGTATACAGGATTTATCTTTCAGATACAGGTAACCTGGGGAGGTGTGTTAGAAGTGCATTATGGTGATGGAGGAACTTCAAATTCCTATCATAGACGTTCTAAAGGTGGATTGGTTCCGATCAATGACAACCAATGGCACTTTGTTGCCTGTGTTGTAAGAGGACCCACTGATATGGATTTATTTATCGATTGCAATTACGATGAAGGATTTTACGATGGAACCGGAGGTGAGCTTGTCTATACAAATGCCGACGGAACTTCAGGCATATATGATGTGGTTGCCGGAACTTATTATTACAAAGGGGCTCTTGATGAATTGCGATTCTACGATCGTGAACTTACACTCAATGACCTGCTGACGATTCACTCCTTTCCCAATCCTTATGGAACACTATCCGTAGCCTTAGGCACCGACGTTAATATTTGTCCCGGAGGAGAAGTAACACTTAGTCCGGTTGTTACAGGTGACATTCAATCTTATGCCTGGTCAAATGGCGCTGTGTCTTCTTCATTGATTGTGGATGAACCCGGACCATATTGGGTTTCAGTCTTTGATGGTTGTTCTTTTGCTTACGATACTATTAATGTAATCATGAGTAAACCCATCAGTGTATACTTACCGGAAGATACAATGGTTTGTATGAATGGATCACTTTTGATTGATGTGGGAAGTTTCTACAACAGTTATCTTTGGTCGACTGGTGAAACAACCTCTTCCATTCTCATTACTGAACCGGGAGTTTATGAAGTGACCGTTGAATTAAATGGATGTTATGCAAGTGATTCAGTAAATGTGACACAGGAAATTTGTGATGGAATTTCAGAAGTAAGCCAACATCCTATTTCTCTTATTTATCAACCTGACAATCATATCGTAGAAGTAACATGTGGCACTGGTTGTAATCCTCAAAAAATTTATGTTGAACTTTTAAATTCTATTGGACAAAAAGTGTTTCAATCAGATCCGATACTTTTAAGTGATAATACCTCCTATTCATTTCAATTACCTGACGACATTTCCAATGGTGTATTTATTTTAAACCCAGATTTAGCAGTTGAAAACTTAGGGTAA
- a CDS encoding prohibitin family protein, with product MFIVVLAIIALIVGFVLQSNERTRAVSRVIKVIAVVMIVVGLASSCIVQIEAGEVGVPTLFGKVSGRILNSGLNIVNPFVVVKKFDIRTQNYTMAGSYDEGDRVGEDAMRVLTSDGLELVLDVSVLYRVVPTEAPKILSTIGESYEDVIVRPIARTKIRDNATSYTAIDLYSIKREEFQQKVFTSIEKEFRVRGMELEQMLVRNITLPESVKTSIESKIQAEQDAQKMEFVLQKEKQEAERKRVEAQGISDYQRIVSQTLTTNQLQYEMIKAYKELALSANGKVLIMGDMKGGVPIIIGDK from the coding sequence ATGTTTATCGTCGTACTTGCCATCATTGCATTAATTGTTGGTTTTGTTTTGCAATCCAATGAACGAACACGCGCCGTTTCACGCGTTATAAAAGTAATTGCGGTGGTGATGATTGTTGTTGGACTTGCTTCTTCCTGCATCGTTCAGATTGAAGCCGGAGAAGTTGGTGTTCCCACCTTATTTGGTAAAGTAAGCGGCCGCATTCTCAACAGCGGGTTGAATATTGTGAATCCATTTGTGGTGGTTAAAAAGTTCGATATCCGGACGCAGAATTATACAATGGCCGGTTCTTATGATGAAGGAGACCGTGTTGGAGAGGATGCCATGCGGGTTCTTACCTCAGATGGATTGGAATTGGTGCTGGATGTGTCCGTTCTGTATCGTGTGGTACCTACAGAAGCACCGAAAATACTTAGCACCATTGGCGAAAGTTATGAAGATGTGATCGTACGGCCGATAGCGCGTACAAAAATACGCGACAATGCAACGAGTTATACCGCGATTGACCTGTATTCCATCAAACGGGAAGAATTTCAACAAAAAGTTTTTACAAGTATCGAAAAAGAATTCAGGGTGCGTGGAATGGAACTGGAACAAATGCTGGTGCGCAACATCACCCTCCCTGAATCAGTGAAAACATCTATTGAATCAAAGATCCAGGCAGAACAGGATGCTCAAAAAATGGAATTTGTATTACAGAAAGAAAAACAGGAAGCAGAGCGCAAACGCGTGGAAGCACAAGGTATTTCCGATTACCAGCGCATCGTGAGTCAAACCTTAACCACTAATCAATTGCAATACGAAATGATTAAAGCATACAAAGAACTTGCACTTTCTGCCAATGGAAAAGTATTGATCATGGGTGATATGAAAGGTGGTGTGCCTATAATCATTGGTGATAAATAA
- a CDS encoding CPBP family intramembrane metalloprotease has product MKGASGSIGSRSWILYERLSGAVILGGVPAVLLLILSPVTVSKGELFEISIKNSYLVPVACTTILVNNFFATRKASNRNGYPLFRAKVWSASTLLFNQSTWAVYLFAYEFLFRGVLLSATFLLLGKPLAILFNILIYALLHIHRGRKQVLYAVPFGGLLCWLVLATSTWISAALIHISFAVSYEFFVIAYQEKWWRRKYSTPANQTTFLENIIHPTYETD; this is encoded by the coding sequence ATGAAGGGTGCTTCTGGATCCATTGGCTCACGTTCGTGGATTTTATATGAACGTTTGAGTGGTGCTGTAATTCTTGGAGGTGTACCTGCTGTATTGTTGCTGATACTAAGTCCGGTAACTGTTTCAAAAGGTGAGCTTTTTGAAATTTCTATAAAAAATTCTTACCTCGTACCGGTTGCCTGCACAACCATTTTAGTCAATAACTTTTTTGCCACCCGAAAAGCAAGCAACCGCAACGGATATCCGTTGTTTCGGGCAAAAGTGTGGAGCGCCTCCACATTGTTGTTCAATCAAAGCACGTGGGCAGTTTATCTTTTTGCTTATGAATTTCTGTTTCGGGGTGTTTTACTTTCTGCAACTTTTCTATTGCTTGGAAAGCCTCTAGCTATACTCTTCAATATATTAATCTATGCACTGCTTCACATTCATCGCGGAAGGAAACAAGTGTTGTACGCAGTGCCTTTCGGTGGCCTGCTGTGTTGGTTAGTGCTTGCCACATCCACATGGATCAGTGCTGCTTTGATACACATTTCTTTCGCAGTCTCTTATGAATTTTTTGTGATTGCCTACCAGGAAAAATGGTGGCGAAGGAAATATTCCACGCCAGCCAATCAAACCACTTTCTTAGAAAACATAATACACCCTACCTATGAAACAGATTGA
- a CDS encoding SDR family NAD(P)-dependent oxidoreductase yields MKQIESSTFTLITGASSGIGKALAESCAQRGMNLALIALPGIELRETVEYMHYTYGVKVFHLGIDLTQPAACELVVEWIHRHQLQVNMLINNAGIGCTGGFEKFSSDFYQRQIQLNVVALTLLTRLMINDLRQHSQSYILNLGSMSGFFFVPFKDVYAATKSFVITFSESLRHELKHTGIHVSVLCPGGVISNAETALRLSHHGWLAKASALTCEEVANEAINKLLRKKSIVIPGALNRLMMVLEKIVPAFITNKIVAAEFKKCAMAL; encoded by the coding sequence ATGAAACAGATTGAATCGTCAACCTTCACGCTCATTACCGGAGCTAGTTCGGGAATCGGAAAAGCACTTGCCGAATCTTGCGCGCAAAGAGGCATGAACCTCGCGTTGATTGCATTGCCCGGAATAGAGTTGCGGGAAACAGTAGAGTACATGCATTATACCTATGGTGTTAAAGTCTTTCACCTTGGAATAGATCTTACCCAGCCTGCCGCCTGCGAATTAGTGGTGGAATGGATTCATCGTCATCAACTGCAAGTGAATATGCTGATTAACAATGCCGGCATCGGTTGCACAGGAGGGTTTGAAAAATTTTCTTCAGACTTCTATCAAAGACAAATTCAACTGAATGTTGTGGCGCTCACTCTGCTCACCCGTTTAATGATTAACGATCTGCGTCAGCATTCGCAATCATATATACTGAACCTGGGCAGTATGAGCGGATTTTTCTTTGTGCCTTTCAAAGATGTTTATGCGGCAACGAAATCTTTTGTTATCACTTTTTCTGAGTCGTTGCGTCATGAATTGAAACATACAGGCATTCACGTCAGCGTGCTATGTCCCGGAGGTGTAATCAGTAATGCTGAAACGGCCTTGCGGCTCAGCCACCACGGTTGGCTGGCCAAAGCAAGCGCACTTACCTGCGAAGAGGTAGCTAATGAAGCCATTAACAAGTTGCTGCGCAAAAAATCCATTGTCATACCCGGCGCATTGAACCGTTTGATGATGGTGCTCGAAAAAATTGTTCCTGCTTTCATCACCAATAAAATAGTTGCGGCGGAATTTAAGAAATGTGCAATGGCGCTTTGA
- a CDS encoding acyl-CoA desaturase, whose amino-acid sequence MNYHKITYRKEPQNGFYATLRSRVEQYMKSAAQKKFNIAHAKVIAFGGSYFGAYGYLLFMASSPQQILVAYLALGICNFLIFLNVVHESMHGALFAGKKLNAMAGHWLEWSGTSSYFWRKRHLQMHHPYPNIVGWDLDIEQSGLIRLSQQEPYRKYHRLQQFYLPVMYLFFSLNWFISRDTKDYRRWKSVIPKWVLPLMILCKFNHLFFMIALPAIVSPTMWISVLSGFLIMHFTMSGLAVMALLTAHVGEDAEFPRPDENGHMTDTWAIHQVRTTHDFATDNKMVNFLFGGFNFHVAHHLFPSTSHIHYAAITSIIQKTADEFGVEYKCEKLGEALVSHFHLLHKTSFESMEI is encoded by the coding sequence ATGAACTACCACAAGATCACTTACCGGAAAGAACCTCAGAATGGTTTTTATGCAACACTCAGAAGCCGCGTTGAACAGTATATGAAATCAGCCGCCCAAAAGAAATTCAACATTGCACATGCAAAGGTGATTGCATTTGGCGGATCATACTTCGGTGCGTATGGTTACCTGTTGTTCATGGCTTCTTCGCCACAACAGATTCTTGTTGCTTATCTGGCTCTTGGCATCTGCAACTTCCTCATCTTTTTAAATGTGGTGCATGAGTCCATGCATGGAGCATTGTTTGCAGGCAAAAAATTAAATGCAATGGCCGGTCATTGGCTTGAATGGTCAGGCACGAGTTCCTATTTCTGGAGAAAGCGGCACTTGCAAATGCACCATCCGTATCCAAATATTGTAGGATGGGATCTTGATATCGAACAGTCCGGATTGATCAGGCTATCCCAGCAGGAGCCGTATCGGAAGTATCACCGCCTGCAACAATTTTATTTGCCGGTGATGTATTTATTCTTTTCGCTTAACTGGTTTATCTCCCGCGATACAAAAGATTATCGCAGATGGAAATCAGTTATTCCCAAATGGGTATTGCCGCTGATGATCCTCTGCAAATTCAATCATCTGTTTTTTATGATTGCCTTACCCGCAATAGTAAGCCCCACTATGTGGATTTCGGTGTTGTCGGGTTTTCTGATCATGCATTTTACCATGAGTGGATTGGCGGTGATGGCATTGCTTACGGCTCATGTAGGTGAGGATGCGGAATTTCCACGACCGGATGAAAACGGGCACATGACGGACACTTGGGCGATCCACCAGGTGCGCACCACCCATGATTTCGCAACGGATAATAAGATGGTCAATTTCCTTTTTGGAGGATTTAATTTTCATGTAGCACATCATCTCTTTCCGTCAACTTCACACATTCACTATGCTGCTATCACAAGCATCATTCAAAAAACAGCTGATGAGTTTGGAGTGGAATATAAATGTGAAAAGCTTGGGGAAGCACTTGTTTCACATTTCCATTTGCTGCACAAGACCAGCTTTGAGAGTATGGAAATTTAA
- a CDS encoding TonB-dependent receptor, producing MKNIFLFYFFILVSCASGFAQGQVIRGAVTDYDSKIPLTGVNVILYKDSIISKVVATDENGLYRLDAVALGRNKVKFSYLGYEEQTISNVIVTSAKEVILNAALNESVNVIDEVVVTAFKPGETRNEMATVSARPFTIEETDRYAGSRGDPARMASNFAGVQGADDSRNDIVIRGNSPGGVLWKMEGVPMLNPNHFNIPGTTGSPVTILNNKFLANSDFFTGAFPAEFGNTISGVFDLFQRNGNNEKYEFSGQVGFLGLEAMAEGPILKEHKSSFLATYRYSTLQLFDVLGIDIGTNSIPNYQDGFFRLNFPLKKNASLSVFGMGGLSKVDILISDQQKPEADLYAQSDRDQYFNSKMGITGITYSKTFSARTYMKATVAAQGNAVIAHHDLVYRHIGSDGNYALDSLLPILDYTFKESRISAVAAINHKFNSHWLMKAGFSAEALLYNYMDSTRNLDSTSAYYYQYYTRWDSKGTTSLIQPYMQFKYKPNDRLTFNVGLHAQYFGLSNSVSLFEPRLGIQYDLGNNQLIAFGTGLHSQQQNLYLYFYRLQDSLNKPLQPHNLDMDFTKSMHFVGSYSKLFAEHYFLKAEVYYQYLFNVPVDTLTSSFSLINTGVGFSRFFPLPLENAGTGVNYGAELTLQRVFYRQYFFMITGSLFQSTYKGSDDSARNSDFNAQYVLNLLGTKEFTVRKKNTFSIGAKLTTEGGHWYGPVDTLQSEIQKEVIYQDAGRNSLQFAPYFRFDLKFNYRINAKKMSHEIGLDLVNVFDTQNILGLTYIPNDDDPSRSVIQENYQLGRLPLFYYRIDF from the coding sequence ATGAAAAACATTTTCCTCTTCTACTTTTTTATTCTTGTATCGTGTGCTTCCGGCTTTGCGCAAGGGCAGGTTATTCGCGGCGCAGTAACTGATTATGATTCAAAAATTCCACTCACCGGCGTAAATGTGATTCTTTATAAGGACAGCATCATTTCAAAAGTAGTTGCCACCGATGAAAATGGCTTATACAGATTGGACGCTGTTGCATTGGGCAGGAACAAGGTGAAGTTCAGTTATCTTGGTTATGAAGAACAAACCATTTCCAATGTAATTGTCACTTCCGCGAAAGAAGTAATCCTTAATGCAGCATTAAATGAATCGGTGAATGTGATCGATGAAGTGGTGGTAACCGCTTTCAAGCCGGGTGAAACACGAAACGAAATGGCAACGGTGAGTGCGCGGCCATTTACGATTGAAGAAACAGATCGATATGCCGGCAGTCGTGGTGATCCTGCACGCATGGCTTCCAACTTTGCAGGTGTGCAGGGTGCTGATGATTCAAGAAATGATATTGTGATACGTGGCAATTCTCCCGGTGGTGTTTTATGGAAGATGGAAGGAGTGCCCATGCTGAACCCCAATCATTTTAATATTCCGGGAACAACAGGAAGCCCTGTGACCATTCTGAACAATAAATTTTTAGCGAACTCCGATTTTTTCACCGGCGCTTTTCCCGCTGAATTCGGCAATACTATTTCAGGTGTATTTGATTTGTTCCAGCGCAACGGCAACAATGAAAAATATGAGTTCAGTGGCCAGGTTGGTTTTTTAGGATTGGAAGCAATGGCAGAAGGTCCGATTTTAAAAGAGCATAAATCATCTTTTCTCGCAACCTATCGCTACTCCACCTTGCAATTGTTTGATGTGCTGGGAATAGACATCGGAACGAATTCCATTCCCAATTACCAGGATGGATTTTTCCGCCTGAATTTTCCTTTAAAGAAAAATGCGTCCCTATCTGTTTTCGGGATGGGTGGATTAAGTAAGGTAGATATTCTCATCAGCGATCAGCAAAAGCCGGAAGCAGATTTATATGCACAAAGTGACCGTGATCAGTATTTCAATTCGAAGATGGGCATCACCGGCATCACTTATTCCAAAACATTTTCTGCCCGAACCTACATGAAAGCCACTGTGGCTGCACAGGGTAATGCAGTGATTGCTCATCACGATCTGGTTTATCGCCACATTGGTAGTGATGGCAACTATGCTTTGGATTCATTACTCCCTATTCTTGATTATACCTTTAAGGAATCGAGAATTTCCGCGGTTGCGGCTATCAATCATAAATTCAATTCTCATTGGTTGATGAAGGCCGGTTTTTCAGCGGAAGCTTTGCTATATAATTATATGGACTCCACGCGCAACCTCGACAGCACTTCTGCTTATTACTATCAATACTATACACGATGGGATTCAAAAGGAACTACATCGCTGATTCAGCCTTATATGCAATTCAAATACAAACCCAATGATCGACTCACCTTTAATGTCGGATTGCATGCGCAATATTTCGGATTGAGCAACAGCGTCTCACTTTTTGAACCACGATTGGGCATTCAATATGATTTGGGAAACAACCAGTTGATTGCCTTTGGAACAGGATTGCATAGCCAGCAGCAAAATCTGTATCTCTATTTCTATCGTTTGCAGGATTCATTGAATAAACCGTTGCAACCTCACAATCTCGACATGGATTTTACAAAGTCGATGCATTTTGTGGGATCATACAGCAAGTTATTTGCTGAGCATTATTTTTTGAAAGCAGAAGTTTATTATCAATACTTGTTTAATGTTCCGGTTGATACACTGACGTCTTCTTTCTCACTCATCAATACCGGCGTTGGCTTCTCCCGGTTTTTTCCACTGCCATTGGAGAACGCAGGCACAGGCGTTAATTACGGAGCAGAACTTACACTGCAGCGTGTTTTTTACCGGCAATATTTTTTCATGATTACCGGTTCGTTGTTTCAGTCAACGTATAAAGGAAGCGATGATAGTGCTCGTAATTCAGATTTCAATGCACAGTATGTTTTGAATTTATTGGGCACGAAAGAATTCACCGTACGAAAGAAAAACACATTCAGCATCGGCGCTAAGCTCACCACCGAAGGAGGCCATTGGTATGGCCCTGTTGATACTTTGCAAAGTGAGATTCAGAAAGAAGTAATCTATCAGGATGCAGGAAGAAACTCATTGCAGTTTGCACCATACTTCCGCTTCGACCTGAAATTTAATTACCGGATCAATGCAAAAAAAATGAGTCATGAAATTGGTCTAGACCTGGTGAATGTTTTTGACACGCAGAATATTCTGGGTCTCACCTACATTCCTAACGATGATGATCCGTCACGTAGCGTGATCCAGGAAAATTACCAGTTGGGAAGGCTGCCGTTGTTTTATTACAGGATTGATTTTTAA